Proteins co-encoded in one Salvia splendens isolate huo1 chromosome 4, SspV2, whole genome shotgun sequence genomic window:
- the LOC121801404 gene encoding uncharacterized protein LOC121801404 encodes MDSCVIPSPFQTLIFDLDDTLYSSKTGIGKALKRNVEDFLGEKFGISESEAQDMNRQLFRTYGSSLAGLRDLGYDIHPDDYHSFVHGRLPYDLIKPEAKLRSILQSIKQRKIIFTNSDRIHAMKALDRLGISDCFEKIICFETMNPALWGPASMEHPVVLKPSMEAMRIGVDAADVDPRRTLFLDDNVKNIAAGKAVGLRTVLVGRARKSQEADYAIETVTEMVQGIPEIWVGEGEGEGERSGDDNKRISHALNDMDSVYAATTVAA; translated from the exons ATGGATTCTTGCGTCATTCCTTCCCCTTTTCAGACTCTCATTTTCG ATTTGGATGATACCTTGTATTCTTCCAAGACTGGAATTGGCAAAGCTCTTAAACGAAACGTTGAAG ATTTCCTTGGTGAGAAATTCGGAATTTCTGAATCAGAAGCGCAGGATATGAACAGACAGCTCTTCAGAACTTACGGAAGCTCCTTAGCTGGCCTTCgg GATTTAGGGTATGACATTCACCCAGATGATTATCACAG TTTCGTGCACGGAAGATTGCCCTACGATTTGATCAAACCGGAAGCTAAGTTGCGTAGCATTCTGCAATCGATCAAACAGCGCAAAATC ATTTTCACGAATTCGGATAGAATTCACGCGATGAAAGCGCTGGATCGGCTCGGAATCAGCGACTGCTTCGAGAAAATCATATGCTTCGAAACGATGAaccctgctctgtggggaccaGCGTCGATGGAACATCCCGTGGTGTTGAAGCCGTCGATGGAAGCGATGAGGATCGGCGTCGACGCCGCGGACGTCGATCCCCGCCGCACG CTGTTTTTGGACGACAATGTGAAGAATATAGCCGCCGGGAAGGCTGTTGGGCTCCGAACGGTTTTG GTTGGAAGAGCAAGAAAGAGCCAAGAAGCAGATTACGCTATAGAAACGGTGACGGAGATGGTGCAAGGGATCCCAGAAATATGGGTGGgtgaaggagaaggagaaggagaaagaaGTGGTGATGATAATAAGAGGATTAGTCACGCCCTAAATGATATGGACTCAGTCTATGCAGCCACTACGGTTGCCGCTTGA
- the LOC121801018 gene encoding protein FAR1-RELATED SEQUENCE 5-like has product MGVAPRMIVTDQDLGMRSAIEEVLVGTRHRWCMWHIMHKLAVKVPNRLLRDDNFKKEFNACVWSNLLEPDEFEEEWNRLVKHHQLEDIDWFNTLYAYRKYWIPAYFRDFLMGSMIRTTSISESENSFYKNFLKPRANIAEFYLNFNHAIEFQRNTRTTLDYHDATSIPILATTLPFEKHGSTLFTDSMFRKIQEEIVEGNDRCRVLSFMSGETVDTYNLGNSKRNAYSVRHDKMDDSYSCECKIFGRHGYLCSHIFFLFRNNEVKKIPDKYCESRWMKTPLAKAIHGEFQDRLLTHSSSDNRQTASKQAISMFYGFLRQFETDVDALRAFVAGVEDLGNSIQTGTPVTSVAEKRRMVEEFYGMVRPETVAVHPPDVVKTKGHASSSASRLISKREKAIKDATRPPRRCKGCDEVGHHDSRNCPVLKEMRTEKVARKGKNPA; this is encoded by the coding sequence ATGGGTGTAGCACCCAGGATGATTGTGACAGATCAAGATTTGGGTATGCGATCAGCTATTGAAGAGGTCCTAGTCGGCACACGTCACCGTTGGTGTATGTGGCATATAATGCATAAATTGGCAGTCAAGGTACCAAACAGATTATTGCGGGATGACAATTTCAAAAAGGAGTTTAACGCTTGTGTGTGGTCGAACCTGTTAGAGCCGGACGAATTCGAGGAGGAGTGGAATAGATTGGTCAAACATCATCAGCTTGAGGACATCGACTGGTTCAACACACTGTACGCATATAGGAAGTACTGGATACCGGCATACTTTAGGGATTTTCTTATGGGTTCCATGATTCGGACTACGTCCATATCTGAATCAGAGAACAGTTTCTACAAAAATTTTCTGAAGCCCCGAGCAAACATAGCCGAATTCTACCTGAATTTCAACCACGCCATTGAATTCCAGCGGAACACTAGAACAACTTTGGACTACCACGATGCCACTTCCATACCCATACTCGCAACTACTCTGCCGTTCGAGAAACATGGTTCCACTTTGTTTACCGACAGTATGTTCAGGAAAATACAAGAAGAAATTGTGGAAGGTAATGACAGATGTCGTGTGCTGAGTTTTATGTCAGGAGAAACTGTTGACACATACAATCTTGGCAATAGCAAGCGCAATGCATATTCTGTTCGTCATGACAAGATGGATGATTCTTACTCGTGTGAATGCAAGATTTTTGGTCGGCATGGTTATTTGTGtagtcatatttttttcttgtttcgGAACAATGAGGTGAAAAAAATCCCGGATAAATACTGTGAAAGCCGATGGATGAAGACTCCCTTAGCCAAGGCTATACACGGGGAGTTTCAGGATCGCTTGCTGACCCACTCATCCTCTGACAATAGGCAAACTGCGTCAAAGCAAGCGATTTCGATGTTTTATGGTTTTCTTAGACAGTTTGAGACCGACGTCGATGCCTTACGTGCATTTGTTGCTGGCGTCGAAGACCTTGGCAACTCTATTCAAACTGGTACTCCGGTAACCTCAGTCGCTGAGAAGAGGCGTATGGTTGAAGAGTTTTACGGCATGGTAAGGCCTGAAACTGTTGCAGTGCATCCTCCCGATGTCGTGAAGACGAAAGGTCACGCCAGCAGCTCGGCTAGCCGTCTGATTTcaaagagagagaaggctataAAGGATGCGACTAGGCCTCCTAGACGGTGTAAGGGTTGCGATGAGGTGGGTCATCACGACTCCAGGAACTGTCCTGTGCTTAAAGAGATGAGGACGGAGAAAGTTGCCCGCAAGGGGAAAAATCCAGCTTGA